Proteins from a single region of Hordeum vulgare subsp. vulgare chromosome 6H, MorexV3_pseudomolecules_assembly, whole genome shotgun sequence:
- the LOC123403395 gene encoding cytochrome P450 72A15-like, translating into MAFDFAAAAAAVPWSYLLYGLLGSALLWQARLLLDRLWWRPRRLERTLRAQGVGGTPYRFLMGDLKEFGRLNDEAWSKPLPLRCHDIVPRVTPFLHNNVRDNGKPCFSWFGPVANVAITDPELIKDVLSNKFGHFEKPQFPALTKLLANGLTTHEGEKWVKHRRILNPAFHLEKLKLMLPAFSASCEELVTRWKELHGSDGSCEVDVWPELQNLTGDVISRTAFGSSYLEGRRIFQLQSEQAKLFVGAVQRIIIPGYLFLPTKNNLKMRKNNKEVESILQGLINKRMRAMEEGEQSENDLLGLLLESNMKDVDEHGQPSQGMAMEDVIEECKLFYLAGMETTSVLLTWTMIVLSMHPEWQDLAREEVLGLFRKNKPEYEGLSRLKTVTMILHEVLRLYPSATVFSRKTYKDMDIGGVRYPSGVFIEVPVLYINHDPDIWGSDANEFKPDRFAQGISKASKHPGAFLSFGWGPRVCIGQNFAMLEAKMALSMILQHFEFELAPSYTHAPHTVMTLQPMHGAQIKLRVI; encoded by the exons GGCTCCGCGCTCCTGTGGCAGGCCCGCCTGCTGCTTGACCGGCTGTGGTGGCGCCCGCGGCGGCTGGAGCGAACGCTGCGCGCGCAGGGCGTCGGCGGCACGCCTTACCGCTTCCTCATGGGCGACCTCAAGGAATTCGGCCGGCTCAACGACGAGGCCTGGTCCAAGCCATTGCCGCTGCGCTGCCACGACATCGTCCCCCGCGTCACGCCGTTCCTCCACAACAACGTCCGGGACAACGGCAAGCCGTGCTTCTCCTGGTTCGGGCCGGTGGCCAACGTGGCCATCACTGACCCTGAGCTTATCAAGGACGTGCTGTCCAACAAGTTTGGCCACTTCGAGAAGCCCCAGTTCCCGGCTCTCACCAAGCTGCTCGCCAACGGCCTTACGACCCACGAGGGGGAGAAATGGGTCAAGCACAGGAGGATCCTCAATCCCGCGTTCCATCTTGAGAAGCTCAAG CTCATGCTACCGGCTTTTTCTGCGAGCTGTGAAGAGCTTGTCACCAGATGGAAGGAGTTGCATGGTTCTGACGGATCGTGCGAGGTGGATGTGTGGCCGGAGCTCCAGAACCTCACCGGGGATGTCATCTCTCGCACAGCTTTCGGTAGCAGTTATCTCGAAGGAAGGCGGATATTCCAGCTGCAGTCCGAGCAAGCTAAGCTCTTTGTTGGTGCGGTCCAGAGGATTATTATTCCTGGTTACCT ATTCTTGCCCACCAAGAACAATCTGAAGATGCGCAAAAACAATAAGGAGGTCGAATCAATTTTACAAGGTCTAATCAATAAAAGAATGCGAGCTATGGAAGAAGGTGAACAATCCGAAAATGATCTACTAGGCCTGTTGCTGGAGTCAAATATGAAGGACGTGGACGAGCATGGCCAACCTAGCCAAGGAATGGCAATGGAAGATGTCATCGAGGAGTGCAAGCTATTTTACTTGGCAGGAATGGAGACAACGTCAGTACTGCTCACGTGGACAATGATTGTACTAAGCATGCATCCGGAGTGGCAAGACCTTGCAAGGGAGGAGGTCCTAGGTTTATTTAGGAAGAACAAACCTGAGTACGAGGGCCTTAGCCGACTAAAAACG GTGACCATGATCCTTCACGAGGTTCTTCGGTTGTATCCATCGGCTACTGTTTTTAGCCGAAAAACATACAAGGATATGGATATTGGAGGCGTCAGATACCCCTCGGGTGTGTTCATTGAGGTGCCCGTTCTATACATCAATCATGATCCAGACATATGGGGAAGTGATGCCAACGAGTTCAAACCAGATAGATTTGCTCAAGGAATTTCCAAGGCATCAAAGCATCCGGGTGCCTTCTTGTCATTTGGTTGGGGCCCACGGGTATGCATCGGTCAGAACTTTGCAATGCTCGAAGCCAAGATGGCGCTAAGCATGATCCTTCAACACTTCGAGTTTGAGCTCGCGCCATCATATACGCATGCACCGCACACTGTGATGACATTGCAACCCATGCATGGTGCGCAAATTAAGCTCAGAGTTATCTGA